One window of the Triticum dicoccoides isolate Atlit2015 ecotype Zavitan chromosome 3B, WEW_v2.0, whole genome shotgun sequence genome contains the following:
- the LOC119275368 gene encoding homeobox-leucine zipper protein HOX29-like, whose amino-acid sequence MVTAREAAAAAMDASKYVRYTPEQVEALERLYYECPKPSSLRRQQLVRECAVLANVDPKQIKVWFQNRRCREKQRKESGRLQSLNRKLTAMNKLLMEENDRLQKQVSHLVYQNGYYRQQTHSAGLATTDTSCESVVTSGQQNVVVVPPPPRDASPAGLMSIAEETLTEFLSKATGTAVEWVQMPGMKPGPDSIGIIAISHGCAGVAARACGLVGMEPAKVAEILKDRPLWLRDCRSMEVVNVLPAGSNGTIELLYMQLYAPTTLAPARDFWLMRYTSILDDGSLVVCERSLSSKQGGPSMPLVQPFVRGEMLPSGFLIRPSDGGGSVIHIVDHLDLEPWSVPEVVRPLYESSAMVAQKMSMAALRYLRQVAHEDTHSVITGWGRQPAALRALSQKLTRGFNETLGGLADDGWSVIESDGVDDVCISVNSSPSKVMSCTATFSDGLPMVSTGVLCAKASMLLQDVSPPSLLRFLREHRSQWADSSLDAFFASALKPNFCNLPMSRLGGFSGQVILPLAHTFDPEEFLEVIKIGNASNYQDTLMHRDLFLLQMYNGIEENTMGTCSELIFAPIDASFGDDSPLLPSGFRIIPIDSPLDTSSPNCTLDLASTLEVGTPGSRITGHSRSGSKAVMTIAFQFAFESHLQDSVAAMARQYMRSIISSVQRIALALSSSHLVPHGSSHLVPPVTPEAATLSRWIVQSYRFHFGAELIKAADAGSGESALKALWQHTSAILCCSLKAMPVLTFANQSGLDMLETTLAALREITMDKVLDYDQGRKSLLCADLMASVAEQGYACVEGGTCASSMGRPASYGKAVAWKVLDDGGAGAAHCVCFAFMDWSFV is encoded by the exons atggtgacggcgagggaggcggcggcggcggccatggacgCGAGCAAGTACGTGCGGTACACGCCGGAGCAGGTGGAGGCGCTGGAGCGGCTCTACTACGAGTGCCCCAAGCCGAGCTCGCTGCGCCGGCAGCAGCTGGTCCGGGAGTGCGCCGTGCTGGCCAACGTCGACCCCAAGCAGATCAAGGTGTGGTTCCAGAACCGCCGCTGCCGGGAGAAGCAGCGCAAGGAGTCCGGCCGCCTGCAGTCGCTCAACCGCAAGCTCACCGCCATGAACAAGCTGCTCATGGAGGAGAACGACCGCCTCCAGAAGCAGGTCTCCCACCTCGTCTACCAGAACGGATACTACCGCCAGCAGACGCACAGC GCGGGGCTGGCCACCACGGACACGAGCTGCGAGTCGGTCGTCACCAGCGGCCAGCAGAACGTCGTcgtcgtgccgccgccgccccgcgacgCCAGCCCTGCTGG ATTGATGTCCATCGCCGAGGAGACATTAACGGAGTTTCTGTCCAAGGCCACCGGAACCGCCGTCGAGTGGGTCCAAATGCCTGGGATGAAG CCTGGTCCGGATTCCATTGGAATCATCGCCATCTCGCATGGCTGCGCGGGTGTTGCTGCGCGAGCTTGCGGCCTCGTAGGCATGGAGCCTGCCAAA GTTGCCGAAATCCTCAAGGATCGGCCACTCTGGCTGCGTGATTGCCGGTCTATGGAGGTAGTAAATGTGCTGCCTGCTGGCAGCAATGGCACGATTGAGCTGCTCTACATGCAG CTCTATGCTCCGACGACACTAGCGCCAGCTCGTGACTTCTGGTTGATGCGGTACACATCCATTCTCGATGATGGAAGCCTAGTG GTATGTGAAAGATCACTCAGTAGTAAGCAAGGAGGCCCAAGTATGCCCCTTGTCCAGCCTTTCGTTAGAGGTGAGATGCTTCCCAGCGGTTTCTTGATCCGGCCTAGTGATGGTGGAGGTAGCGTGATTCACATCGTTGACCATTTGGACCTGGAG CCTTGGAGTGTGCCTGAAGTTGTGAGACCACTGTATGAATCTTCTGCCATGGTGGCCCAGAAGATGTCGATGGCG GCCTTGCGCTATCTCAGGCAAGTTGCTCATGAAGATACTCATTCTGTAATCACTGGATGGGGCAGACAGCCTGCAGCCTTGCGAGCTCTGAGCCAAAAGCTCACCAG AGGTTTCAATGAAACTCTCGGTGGGCTTGCTGATGATGGATGGTCCGTGATTGAGAGCGATGGCGTAGATGATGTTTGTATCTCCGTTAATTCATCCCCGAGCAAAGTGATGAGTTGCACCGCAACATTCAGTGATGGACTACCCATGGTTAGTACCGGTGTTCTTTGTGCAAAGGCGTCGATGCTGTTGCAG GATGTCTCTCCACCGTCACTACTGCGGTTTTTGCGGGAGCATCGGTCGCAGTGGGCTGATAGCAGTTTAGATGCATTCTTTGCTTCTGCGCTGAAGCCCAATTTCTGCAATTTACCTATGTCTCGTCTTGGAGGATTTAGTGGCCAGGTTATACTCCCTTTGGCACACACGTTTGACCCTGAAGAA TTCTTGGAAGTTATCAAGATAGGAAATGCCAGTAACTATCAAGATACACTGATGCATCGCGATCTTTTCCTCTTACAG ATGTACAACGGGATAGAGGAGAACACCATGGGCACCTGTTCAGAGCTTATCTTTGCACCCATAGACGCATCTTTTGGTGATGATTCCCCGCTGCTGCCTTCCGGTTTTCGCATCATTCCGATTGACTCTCCTCTC GACACGTCTAGCCCGAACTGCACGTTGGACCTCGCATCCACCCTTGAGGTTGGAACACCCGGAAGCAGGATAACCGGTCACTCCAGGAGTGGCTCGAAGGCTGTGATGACAATCGCGTTTCAGTTTGCCTTCGAGAGTCACCTGCAGGACAGCGTGGCGGCCATGGCGCGGCAGTACATGCGCAGCATCATCTCGTCGGTGCAAAGGATAGCACTGGCGCTGTCGTCCTCGCACCTCGTGCCCCATGGAAGCTCTCATCTCGTCCCCCCTGTTACTCCGGAGGCGGCCACGCTCTCCCGATGGATTGTCCAGAGCTACAG ATTTCACTTTGGGGCCGAGCTCATCAAAGCCGCAGATGCTGGCAGCGGCGAGTCGGCGCTCAAAGCCCTCTGGCAGCATACCAGCGCCATACTATGCTGCTCTCTCAAG GCGATGCCGGTGCTGACGTTCGCGAACCAGTCCGGGCTGGACATGCTGGAGACGACGCTGGCGGCGCTCCGGGAGATCACCATGGACAAGGTGCTGGACTACGACCAGGGGAGGAAGAGCCTGCTGTGCGCGGACCTGATGGCCAGCGTCGCGGAGCAGGGGTACGCGTGTGTCGAGGGCGGGACGTGCGCGTCGAGCATGGGCCGGCCGGCGTCGTACGGGAAGGCGGTGGCGTGGAAGGTGCTCGAcgacggcggcgccggcgccgcccACTGCGTCTGCTTCGCCTTCATGGACTGGTCCTTCGTCTAG